One window of the Haloarcula halobia genome contains the following:
- a CDS encoding PAS domain-containing protein, with protein MTETDGDPVGPLRVLYVNDDGEFSELVRTKLSTSDLDFEITTVSTAEETLEQLSLTPIDCVVTCYSLPETTGVELSQTIRSAGYDLPAILFTGRDTEPVVREAMEADTLEYIPIHATEDSFSLLGSRIRTLVEAARDQKRAEQMSNRFRRTLERATDAIYAVDEEWRIEYMNEKMAQRVDRNPEAVVGTTLWDEFPSIVGTDLEDRYRTAMQTGDSVTFEQRLGEPFDYWVEVRAFPDEDGLTVFSRDITAERERELALERSETILQNINDIVLVIDREGVVQFSNATAERRIAADDSGQLEGRPLADVVRDRFAEADAERFASAVTSSLRQLEGDTEVAGLHESDLQLDFESGRGERTLDVRLTPFERSQDGRVLVVARDVTDRSEATRQIERERDALQEIQSVMAQSDISAEARLGELLKVGCRTLGLEIGIVSRVKDSDYTVKAVHAPSAEIHVGDQFDVESTYCAEVATEKEVCAFTDAVTDRKETPPAYHEFEIESYIGAPLVVDGERYGTVNFSSPTTRVTPFGRLEQTFVELLSELVAAEISRDRTRQELERQEFLFERVQETAEIGIWEYAPTSGELHWSDGVRRIHGVDGDYEPSLDDGIGFYHPDDRAAIESAVERAIEDGEPYDLDLRIVRPDGDVRDVRVQGERIDSPRGDGTAVRGVIQDITDRKAAEREHRELAGEYEALLDTSGDAIFLLDVETSGETPTFEFARLSPGYETQTGITTEEVRGQTPRDVFGEEGGAAVESHYRRCIERREPISYREELAIDEDARFWDTSLAPVIVDDEVVRLVGIARNITEQVERERDLETTNQRLESLIEATPLTVMEIDPEGNVTRWNDEAETMFGWSREEILGEFNPIVPEEKQSEFAAYRQRVLNGERIRGAEIQRETKHGTELDLLLSVAPITGPDGDVTSILAVLDDITEQKQLERKLRSLQETAQRLSGAQSAEEIGSIAVEAAREILGFDLTAVWEYNERAETLDPLAASTHTRELIGEVPRLRNEDSPGWSAFEDSELRIHDDLVSETSLDVPSAKLDDGLFVPLDDVGLIAAGTHSRQDFSDTDTDLFRILGSTVAAALGRANREARLQRQNERLDQFASVVAHDLRNPLSVAMGFTDIAQESQDPAHFEKIENAHDRIERLIEDLLTLARGETTITEPAQIDISTVATEAWGYVDTHEADLEIDDDMPVVSGDDGRLIQLFENLFRNAIEHGGNDVTVTVGLLPDSEGLYVEDDGTGIPTDRQETVFDHGVTTNTDGTGFGLSIVSDIAKAHGWTVRVTDGTDGGARFEFELS; from the coding sequence ATGACAGAGACGGATGGCGATCCGGTTGGTCCGCTCCGTGTTCTCTACGTGAACGACGACGGCGAATTTTCGGAGTTGGTCCGGACGAAACTATCGACCAGTGATCTCGACTTCGAGATCACGACCGTCAGTACCGCCGAGGAGACACTCGAACAGCTCTCGCTGACGCCTATCGACTGTGTCGTTACCTGTTACTCCCTTCCGGAGACGACCGGGGTAGAACTGAGTCAGACGATTCGATCCGCCGGATACGATCTGCCAGCGATACTGTTCACCGGCCGTGATACCGAACCGGTCGTACGAGAGGCGATGGAAGCGGACACGCTGGAATATATACCGATTCACGCGACAGAGGACAGTTTTTCGTTGCTCGGGAGCCGAATCCGGACGCTCGTCGAAGCGGCACGTGACCAAAAGAGAGCCGAGCAGATGTCGAACCGCTTCCGGCGCACGCTAGAGCGTGCCACTGACGCGATTTACGCAGTCGACGAGGAGTGGCGTATCGAATATATGAACGAAAAGATGGCACAGCGGGTCGATCGGAACCCGGAGGCGGTGGTCGGTACCACACTCTGGGACGAGTTCCCGTCGATAGTCGGGACCGACCTCGAGGACCGGTATCGGACGGCGATGCAGACCGGTGACTCGGTGACCTTCGAACAGCGCCTCGGGGAGCCGTTCGACTACTGGGTCGAGGTCCGTGCCTTTCCCGACGAGGACGGACTGACCGTGTTTTCACGCGATATCACGGCCGAGCGCGAACGTGAACTGGCGCTCGAACGCAGTGAGACGATTCTGCAGAACATCAACGATATCGTCCTCGTGATCGATCGGGAGGGCGTCGTCCAGTTCTCGAATGCAACCGCGGAGCGACGTATCGCAGCAGACGATTCCGGACAGCTGGAGGGACGACCACTAGCCGATGTCGTCCGTGATCGGTTCGCTGAAGCCGATGCGGAACGGTTCGCTTCGGCAGTCACGTCGTCGCTTCGCCAACTCGAAGGAGATACCGAAGTCGCTGGACTCCACGAGTCGGACCTGCAACTCGATTTCGAAAGCGGGCGGGGAGAGCGAACGCTCGACGTGCGTTTGACACCGTTCGAACGGTCCCAGGACGGCCGCGTGCTCGTCGTCGCCCGGGATGTCACCGACCGGAGCGAAGCCACCAGACAGATTGAGCGGGAACGCGATGCACTGCAGGAGATCCAGTCCGTGATGGCACAAAGCGACATTTCGGCGGAGGCCCGTCTCGGGGAACTGCTCAAGGTGGGCTGTCGGACGCTGGGCCTGGAGATCGGCATCGTCTCGCGAGTCAAGGACAGTGACTACACCGTCAAGGCCGTCCACGCACCGAGTGCGGAGATACACGTTGGCGACCAGTTCGATGTCGAATCGACGTACTGCGCGGAGGTGGCTACCGAAAAAGAGGTCTGTGCGTTCACCGATGCGGTTACCGATCGGAAAGAGACCCCTCCGGCATATCACGAGTTCGAGATTGAATCGTATATCGGCGCACCGCTGGTCGTCGACGGGGAACGCTACGGGACGGTTAATTTTTCCAGTCCGACAACTCGGGTAACCCCGTTCGGGAGGCTCGAACAGACGTTCGTCGAGTTGCTGTCGGAACTCGTGGCCGCCGAAATCTCTCGAGACCGGACTAGACAGGAGCTAGAACGGCAGGAGTTCCTGTTCGAGCGGGTGCAGGAGACGGCAGAAATCGGCATCTGGGAGTACGCTCCGACGTCGGGCGAACTACACTGGTCTGACGGCGTCCGCCGGATTCACGGGGTCGACGGGGACTACGAGCCGTCACTTGACGATGGCATCGGGTTCTACCACCCGGACGACAGAGCAGCGATAGAGTCTGCCGTCGAGCGGGCGATCGAAGACGGTGAGCCGTACGACCTCGACCTGCGAATCGTGCGGCCCGACGGTGACGTGCGAGATGTCCGTGTACAGGGAGAGCGGATCGATAGCCCCCGAGGAGACGGCACCGCGGTTCGGGGGGTGATTCAGGATATCACGGACCGAAAAGCAGCGGAACGCGAACACAGGGAACTCGCCGGGGAGTACGAGGCGCTGCTGGACACCTCAGGGGATGCCATCTTCTTGCTCGATGTCGAGACGAGTGGTGAGACGCCGACCTTCGAGTTCGCACGGCTCAGTCCGGGATACGAGACCCAGACCGGAATCACAACCGAGGAGGTGCGGGGCCAGACACCGCGAGACGTCTTCGGGGAGGAGGGGGGTGCCGCAGTCGAGTCGCACTATCGCCGCTGTATCGAGCGTCGTGAACCCATCTCCTACCGTGAGGAGTTGGCCATCGACGAGGACGCGCGGTTTTGGGACACGAGTCTCGCTCCGGTCATCGTCGACGACGAAGTCGTTCGGCTCGTCGGCATCGCTCGGAATATCACCGAACAGGTCGAGCGGGAGCGTGACCTCGAGACGACGAACCAGCGGCTTGAGTCGCTTATCGAAGCCACGCCCCTTACGGTCATGGAGATCGATCCGGAGGGGAACGTCACCCGCTGGAACGACGAAGCTGAGACCATGTTCGGGTGGTCCCGCGAAGAGATTCTCGGGGAATTCAACCCGATAGTTCCGGAGGAGAAACAGTCCGAGTTCGCCGCATATCGCCAGCGCGTTTTGAACGGCGAACGGATCCGCGGTGCGGAGATTCAGCGAGAGACGAAACACGGAACGGAACTTGACCTACTGCTGTCTGTCGCCCCCATCACCGGACCTGACGGCGACGTCACGAGTATCCTGGCCGTATTAGACGACATTACCGAGCAGAAACAGCTAGAGCGAAAACTCCGTTCGCTACAGGAGACTGCGCAACGACTCAGCGGGGCACAGTCGGCCGAAGAGATCGGGTCGATTGCCGTCGAGGCAGCCAGAGAGATACTCGGCTTCGATCTCACTGCCGTCTGGGAATACAACGAACGGGCGGAGACGTTGGACCCACTCGCGGCGAGTACCCACACACGGGAACTGATCGGTGAGGTCCCGCGACTGCGAAACGAGGACAGTCCGGGGTGGAGCGCGTTCGAGGATTCCGAACTGCGTATTCACGACGACCTCGTGTCGGAGACATCGCTCGACGTCCCGAGTGCGAAATTGGACGACGGCCTCTTCGTCCCACTGGACGATGTTGGCCTCATTGCTGCCGGGACACACTCCAGGCAGGACTTCTCGGACACGGATACCGACCTGTTCCGGATCCTCGGTTCGACCGTCGCCGCAGCCCTTGGCCGGGCAAACAGGGAAGCACGACTGCAGCGCCAGAACGAACGACTCGACCAGTTCGCAAGCGTCGTGGCCCACGACCTCCGGAATCCGTTGAGCGTCGCGATGGGCTTTACAGATATCGCTCAAGAGAGTCAAGACCCGGCCCACTTCGAGAAAATCGAGAACGCCCACGACCGTATCGAACGCCTCATCGAAGACCTGCTCACGCTCGCCCGGGGTGAAACGACGATTACGGAGCCAGCGCAGATAGATATCAGTACCGTTGCGACCGAGGCGTGGGGATACGTCGACACACACGAGGCGGATCTCGAGATCGACGACGATATGCCGGTCGTGTCGGGAGACGACGGGCGGTTGATTCAACTGTTCGAGAACCTCTTTCGCAACGCGATCGAACATGGCGGGAACGACGTGACAGTCACTGTCGGCCTGTTACCCGATAGTGAGGGGCTCTACGTGGAAGATGACGGGACAGGGATTCCGACTGACCGCCAGGAGACGGTGTTCGACCACGGTGTCACGACAAACACGGACGGGACGGGATTCGGACTCTCGATCGTCAGCGACATCGCGAAGGCACACGGCTGGACGGTCAGAGTAACGGACGGGACTGACGGTGGTGCACGGTTCGAGTTCGAACTTTCGTGA
- a CDS encoding M24 family metallopeptidase → MGPEPTLPESEYDRRIGAVREAMVEKEYDLLVVYADEYRVGDGFYLSNFKPINVLEEAHQLVLVPVDDDPVLLTGTLNSHGARERSWIDDVRPFAAFTETLTDVVDRSDGVSRVGLAGERLLPVRWYDRLADALGSREIVRDDELLARCRQFKSDAEIRMLEHAAAIGDQSIVDVVQEMAVGDSEADLAAVGEYGARRRSAEIGSAYVVITGANTRHPTWRPSPDHHVDDGDYVIIDASPQYRGYAADVAITAIAGDDPEKAETLARANRVTNELIEEQVEPGIRAGDLYERVLDRVQREGWSEEFEPFATGVRAIGHGVGIDVVEWPNLGPGVDVTLEPGMVVSLKFDLHGIPGGGLRVERMLAIEEGGARPLNFTDPTTLPEDVRAFL, encoded by the coding sequence ATGGGTCCAGAACCGACACTCCCGGAGTCCGAGTACGACCGCCGTATCGGCGCGGTCCGCGAGGCGATGGTCGAGAAGGAGTACGACCTCCTCGTGGTCTACGCGGACGAGTACCGGGTCGGCGACGGCTTCTACCTCTCGAACTTCAAGCCGATCAACGTCCTCGAAGAGGCACACCAGCTCGTCCTCGTCCCCGTCGACGACGACCCGGTGTTACTCACGGGAACGCTGAACAGCCACGGGGCGCGGGAGCGATCCTGGATCGACGACGTCCGCCCGTTCGCGGCGTTCACCGAGACGCTCACCGACGTCGTGGACCGCTCGGACGGCGTGTCGAGAGTCGGGCTGGCGGGGGAACGGCTGCTCCCGGTCCGCTGGTACGACCGGCTGGCGGACGCCCTCGGGTCCCGGGAGATCGTCCGCGACGACGAGCTGCTCGCTCGCTGCCGTCAGTTCAAGAGCGACGCGGAGATACGGATGCTCGAACACGCGGCGGCGATCGGCGACCAGAGCATCGTCGACGTAGTCCAGGAGATGGCAGTCGGCGACAGCGAAGCCGACCTGGCCGCGGTCGGCGAGTACGGCGCCCGTCGCCGCTCGGCGGAGATCGGGTCGGCGTACGTCGTCATCACCGGCGCGAACACCCGCCACCCGACCTGGCGGCCGTCGCCCGACCACCACGTCGACGACGGCGACTACGTCATCATCGACGCCTCGCCCCAGTATCGCGGCTACGCGGCCGACGTGGCTATCACCGCCATCGCGGGGGACGACCCCGAGAAGGCCGAGACGCTCGCGCGGGCGAACCGGGTCACGAACGAGCTGATCGAGGAGCAGGTTGAACCCGGTATCCGGGCGGGGGACCTCTACGAGCGGGTGCTCGACCGGGTCCAGCGGGAGGGCTGGAGCGAGGAGTTCGAACCGTTCGCGACTGGCGTCCGGGCCATCGGTCACGGCGTCGGCATCGACGTCGTCGAGTGGCCGAACCTCGGTCCGGGCGTCGACGTGACGCTCGAACCCGGGATGGTGGTCTCACTCAAGTTCGACCTGCACGGGATTCCCGGGGGCGGCCTCCGCGTCGAGCGGATGCTCGCCATCGAGGAGGGCGGCGCGCGCCCGCTGAACTTCACCGACCCCACCACGCTCCCCGAGGACGTCCGGGCGTTTCTCTGA
- a CDS encoding HEAT repeat domain-containing protein: MQGSVTLGGYLVPMTTILVVLGLLVGLGLVVSFALTVGLSGYRHRTATRRERVRGAIQNALLDRAFSPDPNWAEWVSTLSATERSMAKDLLGEYLRELDGSEAESLKTLGTALGIPEQARTDLERGRTFERLQALTWLIRLADPEPYRTAAYEPQTPAERASVARLLFETETCTPQEGVELLLDGATAEFSVFGQDTLYRLASEAPDTMFALAAEQYESWPPSLLAQVLLVAGHLGTGIRTADISWLTASLEADDEGVRAAAAHALGSFGWRPEFRDSKFLGRATADPSPRVRGAVYEMLGEWGDSEALTVLMYALVSEDDPRALVRGTNALVRRQDRIDAGAPAVLGAPWEWSSEHASYDSVARGRTQRVGG, translated from the coding sequence ATGCAGGGCAGCGTCACCCTGGGCGGGTATCTCGTCCCGATGACGACCATCCTCGTCGTTCTCGGATTGCTCGTCGGCCTCGGGTTGGTGGTCTCGTTTGCGCTCACGGTGGGGCTGTCGGGATACCGGCATCGCACGGCGACGCGGCGCGAGCGTGTTCGAGGAGCCATACAGAACGCGTTGCTCGACAGAGCGTTCTCCCCGGACCCGAACTGGGCGGAGTGGGTGTCGACGTTGTCGGCGACCGAACGAAGCATGGCGAAGGACCTCCTCGGTGAGTACCTCCGTGAACTGGACGGGAGCGAAGCCGAGTCGCTGAAGACGCTCGGGACGGCGCTCGGGATTCCCGAACAAGCCCGAACCGACCTCGAACGAGGACGTACGTTCGAACGACTCCAAGCGTTGACGTGGCTCATCCGGCTAGCCGATCCGGAACCCTATCGGACGGCCGCATATGAACCACAGACACCCGCAGAGCGGGCGAGCGTGGCCCGACTGCTCTTCGAGACGGAGACGTGTACCCCACAGGAGGGTGTCGAGTTGCTGCTAGATGGAGCCACAGCGGAGTTCAGTGTCTTCGGACAGGATACGTTGTACCGCCTAGCGAGTGAGGCACCAGATACCATGTTCGCGCTCGCGGCGGAACAGTACGAGTCGTGGCCACCGTCCCTCCTGGCACAGGTTCTGCTCGTCGCCGGCCACCTCGGCACCGGAATCCGGACAGCCGACATATCGTGGTTGACAGCGAGCCTCGAAGCTGACGACGAGGGCGTCCGTGCCGCTGCAGCGCACGCGTTAGGTAGTTTCGGCTGGCGGCCGGAGTTCAGGGATTCGAAGTTTCTCGGCCGGGCCACGGCCGACCCGTCGCCCCGCGTCCGCGGTGCCGTCTACGAAATGCTTGGCGAGTGGGGCGACAGCGAAGCGTTGACCGTCCTCATGTATGCACTCGTCTCCGAAGACGACCCTCGCGCACTCGTTCGCGGAACGAACGCGCTCGTCCGACGACAGGACCGAATCGATGCTGGCGCGCCAGCCGTGCTGGGCGCGCCGTGGGAGTGGAGCAGCGAACACGCCTCCTACGACAGTGTCGCCCGCGGTCGTACCCAGCGGGTGGGGGGGTAA
- a CDS encoding DMT family transporter yields MATAATILDRVEDYVTPMGALAVAVVAVSTSAILVRWSTAPSSVVAFYRVLLTTVLLAPLVMTRHAGSLTKLSGRDLLVAGAAGVALAVHFATWFESLDWTSVAASVTLVQAQPLFVALGAWVLLDERISHRTAIGIGIAVAGMAVMSMGDFLSGTAVGPRPLFGNSLAVLAAVMMALYVLVGRSLRQRLPLLPYVTVVYLVAAATLLVYLLGQGHPLAGYPPREWLLFLAMAAGPGVFGHTVLNWALAHVDSSVVSVSLLGEPLGSALLALILLAEIPTLWTVVGGAIVLGGITLTARTGGGAAE; encoded by the coding sequence ATGGCAACTGCGGCGACGATCCTGGACCGGGTCGAAGACTACGTGACACCGATGGGCGCGCTCGCCGTCGCGGTCGTCGCGGTCAGCACCAGCGCGATCCTCGTGAGGTGGTCTACGGCGCCGTCGTCGGTCGTGGCCTTCTATCGCGTGCTCCTGACGACCGTCCTGCTCGCGCCGCTGGTGATGACCCGCCACGCAGGGTCGTTGACGAAGCTCTCCGGCCGCGACCTGCTGGTCGCCGGCGCGGCGGGGGTCGCACTCGCCGTGCACTTCGCGACCTGGTTCGAGAGTCTCGACTGGACCAGCGTCGCGGCGTCGGTCACGCTCGTCCAGGCCCAACCCCTGTTCGTCGCGCTCGGGGCGTGGGTGCTGCTCGACGAGCGTATCAGCCACCGGACTGCGATCGGCATCGGAATCGCGGTGGCGGGCATGGCCGTGATGTCGATGGGGGACTTCCTCAGCGGGACGGCCGTGGGGCCGCGACCGCTGTTCGGGAACTCCCTCGCGGTGCTGGCCGCGGTCATGATGGCCCTGTACGTGCTCGTGGGCCGGTCACTGCGCCAGCGGCTCCCCCTGCTCCCCTACGTGACCGTCGTGTATCTGGTCGCGGCGGCGACGCTCCTGGTGTACCTGCTCGGCCAGGGCCACCCGCTCGCCGGCTATCCCCCCCGCGAGTGGCTCCTCTTTCTCGCGATGGCCGCCGGGCCGGGCGTGTTCGGACATACGGTCCTGAACTGGGCGCTGGCACACGTCGACTCGAGCGTGGTCAGCGTCTCGCTGCTCGGCGAACCGCTGGGGAGCGCCCTGCTCGCGCTCATCCTGCTCGCGGAGATCCCGACGCTCTGGACGGTGGTCGGCGGCGCAATCGTGCTCGGCGGTATCACCCTCACCGCTCGCACCGGCGGTGGCGCCGCCGAGTGA
- a CDS encoding glycoside hydrolase family 88 protein codes for MAAHQELPAVVERVANHTLERDMESETWQKAVALNGLLAVGGYDDAVRRLVDRSIATQTSAGQFSYGSLDPKSWTDDVEYQSQTDPAALGYPVLEFYDRTGDEAYLEAAERQYDYLAEEAQRTADGGIGHHRGKVELWVDAVYMLSPFLARYGAVADEPAAIDDAARQIRVQTKYLRDPHTGLYRHEWREQPNTFPEDTFWSRGNGWVAAGILDALEYVPEDHDDRDELVEIFTDLCAAVRPLQDASGYWHNILDDDQSALETSGTLMFAYAFREGIDRGLLDESAYGQAATDAMDVTQDVVGDDGAVNRVVGPPGGPGVPFAVTSYGQGWFLLAASQFV; via the coding sequence ATGGCAGCACACCAGGAGCTACCCGCAGTAGTCGAACGTGTAGCGAACCACACGCTGGAGCGGGACATGGAGTCCGAGACGTGGCAGAAAGCCGTCGCGCTGAACGGCCTCCTCGCCGTCGGCGGCTACGACGACGCGGTCCGTCGACTCGTCGACCGCTCGATCGCGACCCAGACCTCGGCGGGGCAGTTCTCCTACGGGTCGCTCGATCCCAAGTCCTGGACGGACGACGTCGAGTACCAGTCCCAGACCGACCCCGCCGCGCTGGGCTACCCCGTCCTGGAGTTCTACGATCGGACCGGCGACGAGGCGTACCTAGAGGCCGCCGAGCGCCAGTACGACTACCTGGCCGAGGAGGCCCAGCGGACGGCCGACGGCGGCATCGGGCACCACCGCGGGAAGGTGGAACTGTGGGTCGACGCCGTCTACATGCTGTCCCCGTTCCTGGCACGCTACGGCGCCGTCGCGGACGAGCCGGCCGCCATCGACGATGCCGCTCGACAGATTCGCGTCCAGACGAAGTACCTCCGTGACCCCCACACGGGCCTGTACCGCCACGAGTGGCGCGAACAGCCAAACACCTTCCCCGAGGACACGTTCTGGTCGCGCGGGAACGGCTGGGTCGCGGCCGGCATCCTCGACGCCCTCGAGTACGTCCCCGAGGACCACGACGACCGCGACGAACTCGTCGAGATATTCACCGACCTCTGTGCGGCGGTGCGCCCGCTCCAGGACGCCTCGGGATACTGGCACAACATCCTCGACGACGACCAGTCCGCACTGGAGACCTCGGGGACGCTGATGTTCGCCTACGCGTTCCGCGAGGGCATCGACCGCGGACTCCTCGACGAATCGGCGTACGGACAGGCGGCGACAGACGCCATGGACGTCACGCAAGACGTCGTCGGAGACGACGGCGCCGTCAATCGCGTCGTCGGCCCGCCGGGCGGGCCCGGCGTCCCGTTCGCCGTGACCTCGTACGGACAGGGCTGGTTCCTGCTCGCCGCCAGCCAGTTCGTCTGA
- a CDS encoding pyridoxamine 5'-phosphate oxidase family protein, with translation MAAFDSLLGSEVDDAEIEEVLLDVGFGVLSLSADGVPYGVPLSFGYDGEDRLYFVFLDSSTELRKEQYAEQASIASFTTFDVDPDGSWRSVIVAGSLDRITIDEWDTAREAMADNAYQSDLLSEYELQENTNVWALTIEERSGRAMGQ, from the coding sequence ATGGCTGCATTCGATTCCCTCCTGGGAAGTGAAGTTGACGATGCTGAGATCGAGGAAGTGTTGCTAGACGTGGGTTTCGGGGTGCTCTCACTGAGTGCCGACGGAGTCCCCTATGGCGTCCCGCTCTCTTTCGGCTACGACGGCGAAGACCGGCTCTACTTCGTATTTCTCGATTCGAGCACTGAACTTCGGAAGGAACAGTACGCCGAACAAGCCTCCATTGCAAGTTTCACCACCTTCGATGTCGACCCCGACGGGTCGTGGCGGAGTGTGATCGTTGCTGGATCACTCGATAGAATCACCATCGACGAATGGGACACCGCACGTGAAGCGATGGCCGACAACGCGTACCAATCGGACCTTCTCTCGGAGTATGAACTGCAGGAGAACACCAATGTATGGGCACTCACAATCGAAGAGCGGTCTGGACGTGCTATGGGGCAATAG
- a CDS encoding pyridoxamine 5'-phosphate oxidase family protein, which translates to MNQQIAGVLDEPAIEAFLENRSTGTLALADEDESYAIPVAFTFAPETEDFYFRLGYGVGSRKRKYIETTERATFVVAAETESGWKSVVASGELEHRNTTENLDRVTPADSERSDAEHEQKIPFYHVFEAPSELLFTLVRLRTDELTGVVESTDD; encoded by the coding sequence ATGAACCAACAGATTGCCGGGGTTCTTGACGAGCCAGCAATCGAAGCATTCCTCGAGAACCGATCGACGGGGACCCTCGCGCTGGCGGATGAGGACGAGTCCTATGCGATCCCCGTCGCGTTTACGTTCGCACCGGAGACCGAGGATTTCTATTTTCGACTCGGCTACGGCGTGGGAAGTCGCAAACGGAAGTACATCGAAACTACCGAGCGAGCGACGTTCGTTGTCGCCGCCGAAACAGAATCGGGGTGGAAGAGCGTCGTCGCGAGCGGTGAACTTGAGCACCGCAATACCACCGAGAACTTGGACCGAGTGACCCCAGCCGATTCGGAACGCAGCGATGCTGAACACGAACAGAAGATCCCATTCTACCACGTATTCGAGGCCCCGTCCGAGCTGCTGTTCACGCTTGTGCGTCTGCGCACCGACGAACTTACCGGAGTCGTAGAATCAACCGACGACTGA
- a CDS encoding gamma carbonic anhydrase family protein, with product MIRAVDGMTPTIADSAYVDEAAVVIGDVVIEAGASVWPNTTLRGDHGQIVVGERANVQDNAVLHEDAVLGPETTVGHSAIVHAATVDEGALVGMNAVVLDDAHVGEEAIVGAGSVVTEGTEVPPATLAVGTPAEPKTELDDPDTRVAAEHYAELATRYEETSERLD from the coding sequence ATGATACGAGCAGTCGACGGCATGACCCCCACGATAGCCGACTCGGCGTACGTAGACGAGGCGGCAGTCGTCATCGGGGACGTCGTCATCGAGGCGGGGGCGAGCGTCTGGCCGAACACCACCCTCCGGGGCGACCACGGACAGATCGTGGTCGGCGAGCGAGCGAACGTACAGGACAACGCCGTGCTCCACGAAGACGCCGTACTCGGGCCCGAGACGACGGTGGGCCACAGCGCCATCGTCCACGCGGCGACCGTCGACGAGGGGGCGCTCGTCGGGATGAACGCGGTCGTCCTCGACGACGCCCACGTCGGCGAGGAGGCCATCGTCGGCGCCGGGTCCGTCGTCACCGAGGGGACCGAGGTCCCGCCGGCGACGCTCGCCGTCGGCACGCCGGCCGAGCCGAAGACCGAACTCGACGACCCGGACACGCGGGTGGCGGCCGAGCACTACGCCGAACTCGCCACCCGATACGAGGAGACGTCCGAACGGCTCGACTGA
- a CDS encoding response regulator transcription factor: MSNDILVVDDDEVIRQLLTHRFEGAGYDVRVCEDGRAAIELFDTGYEPALAVVDVMMPRLDGTRLLRMVRNGETAVRSDLPVIMLTSRGQEEHVLEGFDSGADDYVTKPFRGQELLARVRRYAGT, from the coding sequence ATGAGCAACGATATACTCGTGGTCGACGACGACGAGGTCATTCGTCAGTTGCTCACTCATCGATTTGAAGGCGCCGGATACGACGTCCGCGTCTGTGAGGACGGACGAGCAGCTATCGAGTTGTTCGATACGGGATACGAACCGGCGCTGGCTGTCGTCGACGTAATGATGCCACGACTGGACGGGACGCGACTCCTCCGGATGGTCCGGAATGGCGAGACGGCCGTCCGTTCGGACCTTCCAGTGATTATGCTCACCTCCCGTGGACAGGAGGAACACGTGCTCGAGGGGTTCGATTCCGGTGCTGACGATTACGTCACAAAACCGTTTCGCGGACAGGAGCTGTTAGCTCGGGTTCGGAGATATGCGGGCACGTAA